From one Choloepus didactylus isolate mChoDid1 chromosome 24, mChoDid1.pri, whole genome shotgun sequence genomic stretch:
- the LOC119520032 gene encoding T-cell-specific guanine nucleotide triphosphate-binding protein 2-like produces the protein MELRKPSWTKRDLLQSTSMDPFISNLSGKNIQQMASNFLPYYSTLISKAGSILSEETLTSIQKALQGGKMEDLVGIIQKSLELAENASLDVAVIGESGTGKSSFINALRGLSPEEEGSASVGAVETTLKKTPYKHPKYSNVTFWDLPGTGTPNFFPETYLEKVEFANYDFFIIISSSRFKLNEAVLAQKIKEKGKNFYLVRSKVDSDLYNEEKSRPRSFKKDRVLHHIRDNCLENLSDIGVSEPHIFLISNFDRTDFDFPSLEETLLKELPAHKRHTFALLLPGLSEAAIELKRDFIKEKIWLEALKSAALALFSFMPMISGFDLPEQEKCLRLYQSYFGLDDKSLNEIAENLGISVQDIKSSMKSLNFWLLVKDDSIAANALQCVESYCSKSGGIPSTVFQLFKTYFIQLKFLNAVADDAKLLLQKTLECCSGRE, from the coding sequence ACCTGCTACAGTCAACGTCCATGGATCCGTTCATATCAAACTTGTCAGGAAAGAATATTCAGCAGATGGCTTCCAATTTTCTTCCTTACTATTCCACATTAATCAGTAAAGCAGGAAGCATCCTTTCTGAGGAAACTCTCACCAGCATTCAAAAAGCCCTTCAGGGGGGAAAGATGGAAGATTTAGTTGGCATAATTCAGAAATCACTCGAATTAGCAGAGAATGCTTCCCTGGATGTGGCTGTGATTGGGGAGTCTGGGACTGGGAAGTCCAGTTTCATCAATGCCCTGCGAGGACTTAGTCCTGAAGAGGAGGGTTCCGCTAGTGTGGGTGCTGTGGAGACCACTCTGAAGAAAACTCCCTATAAGCATCCAAAATATTCAAACGTGACCTTCTGGGACCTTCCTGGAACTGGGACCcctaatttttttccagaaacataTTTAGAAAAGGTAGAATTTGCTAACTATGACTTCTTCATCATCATTTCTTCCTCACGGTTCAAGTTAAATGAAGCTGTGCTGGCCCAGAAAAtcaaggagaaagggaagaatttCTACCTTGTTAGGAGCAAAGTAGACAGTGATTTATACAATGAAGAGAAAAGCAGACCGAGGTCCTTCAAAAAGGACAGAGTCCTCCACCATATTCGAGACAACTGCCTGGAAAACCTCAGTGACATCGGAGTGTCTGAGCCCCACATCTTCTTGATCTCCAACTTTGACCGAACTGACTTTGATTTTCCAAGCCTGGAGGAGACTCTGCTAAAGGAGCTCCCTGCACACAAGCGTCACACCTTTGCCCTCCTGCTGCCCGGTCTGTCTGAAGCTGCCATTGAGCTGAAGAGAGATTTCATTAAGGAGAAGATCTGGCTGGAAGCCCTGAAGTCTGCAGCTTTGGCCTTATTCTCCTTCATGCCCATGATCAGTGGCTTTGATTTACCAGAGCAGGAGAAGTGCTTGCGCCTTTACCAAAGCTATTTTGGTCTGGATGATAAATCACTCAATGAGATTGCTGAGAACCTGGGCATATCTGTGCAGGACATCAAGAGCTCCATGAAGTCCTTGAATTTTTGGTTACTTGTGAAGGATGACAGCATAGCAGCAAATGCCCTGCAATGTGTTGAATCCTACTGCTCCAAGAGTGGAGGCATCCCATCTACTGTCTTCCAGTTGTTTAAAACCTACTTTATACAATTGAAATTCCTCAATGCAGTGGCTGATGATGCTAAACTTCTCTTGCAGAAAACTTTGGAGTGCTGCAGTGGGAGAGAATGA